A window of the Hevea brasiliensis isolate MT/VB/25A 57/8 chromosome 6, ASM3005281v1, whole genome shotgun sequence genome harbors these coding sequences:
- the LOC110636487 gene encoding uncharacterized protein LOC110636487, translated as MFGFFSSRLALNKSVSLLVSNVQLCILPFHSLFAIRSFSSTISSNLNEHSFIVSYLINSCGLSLKSAQSISKRVWFETPERPDSVLRFFREHGFSDSQISKIVKHRPRLLLAKPEKTFLPKLEFLRSIGVSRSGLPIFVSRNPELLSRSLERCLIPIYEILKTILISDEKVVKTVNRMENRCLCSFQKTFSNNLSFLRGLGISQSSISYLVIQSPSVMCQKVRKFAEVVKKVMNLGFDPSKVVFVIAVIVFHTMSSKTWEHKMEVYGRFGLSEDGIWSMFKKQPRCMSLSEKKVTGVMNFLVCKMGWQAAAVARVPNILCYSLERRIMPRCSVVRVLLLKGLIKTGIHLSAVLMPSEKTFLESFVIKHQEQLPQLLDLYQGKMNVTELGIGFDAKSRISGKP; from the coding sequence ATGTTTGGTTTTTTCAGTTCAAGATTAGCTTTGAATAAGAGTGTTTCTCTGTTGGTCTCAAATGTCCAACTATGTATTCTTCCTTTTCACTCATTATTCGCCATCAGATCCTTCTCGTCTACCATATCTTCTAATTTGAATGAGCACTCATTTATTGTCTCATACCTCATAAATTCATGTGGATTAAGCCTAAAATCTGCTCAATCTATCTCTAAGAGGGTATGGTTTGAAACCCCTGAAAGACCCGACTCAGTATTAAGGTTTTTCAGGGAACATGGATTCTCTGATTCCCAGATCTCCAAAATTGTTAAGCATCGGCCCCGTTTGCTTTTAGCGAAACCAGAAAAGACATTCTTGCCCAAGCTTGAGTTTCTGCGTTCCATAGGGGTTTCAAGATCAGGCCTTCCTATATTTGTTTCTAGGAATCCAGAGTTGTTGAGTCGAAGTTTAGAGCGGTGTCTGATCCCAATTTATGAAATCCTTAAAACTATACTTATTTCTGATGAGAAAGTAGTTAAGACCGTGAATCGCATGGAAAACAGATGTTTGTGCTCTTTTCAGAAAACATTTTCTAACAATTTATCATTCTTAAGAGGGCTTGGAATCTCTCAATCTTCCATCTCTTACTTGGTCATCCAATCTCCGTCGGTCATGTGCCAAAAAGTGCGCAAGTTTGCTGAAGTGGTCAAGAAGGTTATGAATCTAGGATTTGACCCTTCAAAAGTTGTATTTGTCATTGCTGTCATTGTTTTTCATACCATGTCGAGCAAAACATGGGAACACAAAATGGAGGTTTATGGGAGGTTCGGTTTATCTGAAGATGGGATTTGGTCGATGTTCAAAAAGCAGCCCAGATGTATGTCTTTGTCTGAGAAGAAGGTCACTGGCGTAATGAATTTTCTTGTGTGCAAGATGGGTTGGCAGGCTGCTGCTGTTGCTAGAGTTCCAAACATTCTTTGTTATAGTTTGGAGAGGAGGATTATGCCTAGATGTTCAGTTGTAAGAGTTTTGCTTTTAAAGGGTTTGATTAAGACTGGCATCCATTTATCTGCGGTGTTGATGCCTTCTGAAAAGACCTTCTTGGAAAGTTTTGTGATCAAGCATCAAGAACAGTTGCCTCAATTGTTAGATCTCTATCAGGGAAAAATGAATGTTACAGAACTTGGCATTGGTTTTGATGCTAAATCTAGGATTTCTGGTAAACCTTGA